In a genomic window of Rhizobium sp. N324:
- a CDS encoding DUF982 domain-containing protein: MKPDAFEPPVTILTGLGIPTPVHSVMHAYRLLLDWPIGKHDAAHAVALNACKTAINGEIEPDTARSVFVAFAEKHDLLAPDHGVLVGARNRHGSDPHMR; this comes from the coding sequence ATGAAACCCGATGCGTTCGAACCGCCGGTCACCATTTTGACCGGCCTGGGTATTCCGACGCCAGTTCACTCTGTAATGCATGCCTATCGACTTTTGCTGGACTGGCCCATTGGAAAGCATGACGCAGCACATGCGGTCGCGTTGAATGCCTGCAAGACGGCCATCAATGGCGAGATCGAACCGGATACAGCGAGAAGCGTATTTGTGGCCTTCGCAGAGAAACACGACCTTCTGGCGCCGGACCACGGTGTCCTTGTGGGAGCCCGCAACAGACACGGTAGTGATCCGCATATGCGATGA
- a CDS encoding ferritin-like domain-containing protein: MADAQHTSLIITGLKNAHAMENQALSIMKPQVSRIENYPEVARRLEQHIAETESQIARLEDLLDSFDTDHSTLKDMALSVAGSVAAMGHTIAADEILKNSFANFAFEHFEIAAYKSMLVLSELGGYREVTAVLQTNLKEEQAMAQWLDENLRDVTLRFASLKESGQTAKV; encoded by the coding sequence ATGGCGGACGCCCAGCACACATCCTTGATCATCACCGGCCTGAAGAACGCCCATGCAATGGAAAACCAGGCGCTCTCGATCATGAAGCCGCAAGTCTCCCGTATCGAAAACTATCCAGAAGTCGCGCGTCGACTTGAACAGCACATCGCCGAGACGGAAAGCCAGATCGCGCGTCTTGAAGACCTTCTCGATAGCTTCGATACAGACCATTCGACATTGAAGGACATGGCACTGTCGGTCGCCGGAAGTGTGGCGGCGATGGGACACACGATTGCTGCAGACGAGATCCTCAAGAACTCCTTTGCAAACTTTGCCTTCGAACACTTCGAAATCGCCGCATACAAGTCGATGCTCGTCCTTTCGGAGCTCGGTGGATACCGCGAAGTAACCGCGGTTCTGCAGACAAACCTGAAAGAGGAGCAGGCAATGGCACAGTGGCTGGACGAGAACCTGCGGGATGTAACATTGCGGTTTGCGTCCTTGAAGGAAAGCGGACAAACGGCAAAGGTCTGA
- the ku gene encoding non-homologous end joining protein Ku, which translates to MAPRYYWKGYLKLSLVTCPVAMSPATSESEKVRFHTLNRDTGNRVFSQYVDSVTGKPVKEDNEVKGYARGENDYVLLSDDDLDRVALDTVKTIDIEKFVPADSIDWIYLEKPHYLMPDDAVGNEAFAVIRDAMKADKVVGVSKLVMGRRERAVILEPRDEGIVLWSLRFGDEIRPEENYFDDIEAEADPDLVPLVQKLIKQKSARWSTNMVSDPIQTSLLKLIEEKKKLLKPKKTAKGKAAPAPASNVVNIMDALKKSIQADLKGRKAG; encoded by the coding sequence ATGGCACCGCGCTACTACTGGAAAGGCTACTTGAAACTGTCGTTGGTCACATGCCCTGTTGCGATGTCTCCAGCGACCAGCGAAAGCGAGAAGGTTCGCTTCCACACCCTCAACCGCGACACCGGAAACCGTGTCTTTTCACAGTACGTCGATTCCGTCACGGGCAAGCCCGTGAAAGAAGACAACGAGGTAAAGGGCTACGCACGCGGCGAAAACGACTACGTGCTCCTGAGCGACGACGATCTGGATCGGGTGGCGCTCGACACGGTGAAGACAATTGACATCGAGAAGTTCGTCCCGGCCGATAGTATCGACTGGATCTACTTGGAAAAGCCTCACTACCTCATGCCTGACGACGCTGTCGGGAACGAGGCTTTCGCCGTCATCAGGGACGCGATGAAGGCGGACAAGGTCGTCGGCGTTTCAAAACTCGTCATGGGCCGCCGCGAGCGCGCCGTCATCCTCGAACCTCGCGATGAGGGCATTGTTCTATGGTCGCTGCGGTTCGGCGACGAGATCCGTCCGGAGGAGAATTATTTCGACGACATCGAGGCCGAAGCCGATCCCGATCTCGTTCCTCTCGTCCAGAAACTGATCAAGCAGAAGTCAGCCCGCTGGTCGACGAATATGGTCAGCGATCCGATCCAGACCAGTTTGCTGAAGCTGATCGAGGAGAAGAAGAAGCTTCTGAAGCCGAAGAAGACGGCAAAGGGGAAAGCAGCGCCGGCGCCCGCATCGAATGTCGTCAACATCATGGACGCGCTGAAAAAGAGCATCCAAGCCGACCTCAAAGGTCGGAAAGCTGGATGA
- a CDS encoding IS630 family transposase (programmed frameshift), whose translation MVRPLSLDLRTRIATALSDGMTVRAAAERFGISAATAVRIGQLDRSGKGLMPAKIGGYVKPTLRGAAADAVRQRLQVKSDWTVRALSADLKAAGINVSHDTVWRFLRSEGKTFKKTMVASEQDRPKVVRFRMRWKTHQHRLDPDRLVFIDETWVKTNMTRTCGWCQRGEPLIAKVPHGHWKTLTFLAGLRRDSIVAPFVPDGPINGIAFTAWVRQCLVPTLKAGDIVILDNLGSHKGKPARDAIRDVGAHLFFLPPYSPDLNPIEMMFAKLKTLVRKADERTVETTWRRIGELLKAFSPQECSNYLRHAGYGSE comes from the exons ATGGTGCGACCTCTTTCTCTGGATTTGCGAACGCGCATTGCGACAGCGTTGAGTGATGGCATGACGGTTCGCGCCGCAGCGGAGCGGTTCGGCATATCGGCTGCGACAGCGGTACGGATCGGACAGCTCGATCGTTCAGGTAAAGGCCTGATGCCGGCGAAGATCGGCGGCTATGTCAAACCGACACTGAGGGGTGCGGCCGCCGATGCCGTGCGTCAGCGGCTACAAGTCAAGTCCGACTGGACGGTGCGCGCACTGTCGGCGGACCTGAAGGCTGCGGGGATCAACGTGTCTCACGACACCGTCTGGCGCTTTCTGCGCAGCGAAGGCAAGACCTTC AAAAAAACGATGGTGGCAAGCGAGCAAGACCGCCCGAAGGTGGTCCGGTTCCGGATGCGATGGAAGACCCATCAGCACCGGCTTGATCCGGACCGTCTCGTCTTCATCGACGAGACTTGGGTCAAGACCAACATGACGCGCACCTGCGGCTGGTGTCAGCGGGGAGAGCCCCTCATTGCAAAAGTCCCTCATGGTCATTGGAAGACACTGACCTTCCTGGCCGGCTTACGCCGCGATAGCATCGTTGCCCCCTTCGTCCCCGATGGTCCCATCAATGGCATCGCTTTTACCGCATGGGTTCGCCAATGTCTGGTCCCGACACTCAAAGCCGGTGACATCGTCATCCTCGACAATCTGGGAAGCCACAAGGGAAAGCCGGCCCGCGATGCGATCCGAGACGTCGGTGCACATCTCTTTTTCCTGCCGCCCTACAGCCCCGACCTCAATCCCATCGAGATGATGTTCGCAAAGCTCAAGACACTCGTCAGAAAGGCAGACGAACGAACCGTTGAAACTACATGGAGACGCATTGGAGAACTCTTGAAGGCGTTCAGTCCCCAGGAGTGCTCCAACTACCTCAGACATGCAGGGTATGGTTCAGAATAA
- a CDS encoding IS5 family transposase (programmed frameshift): MGVLDRLILRDDQWERMSRHIIGDDRTRGSSGRDNRMFVEAVLWIVRTGSPWRDLPEVFGDWNSVFRRFSRWSQKGVWWRVFEAMSEDADFEYLIVDSTIIRAHQHASGGKKGAEDQALGRSRGGLSTKIHMAVRGLGCPVRFILTAGQKGDAPQADLLIEDLPAEVVMADTAYDSDRLRKLIADKGAQAVIPNNPSRAKKYPLDKQLYAQRYLVECCFSKLKQFRRIATRYEKTVRNYKAMIALAATILWLR; the protein is encoded by the exons ATGGGTGTTTTAGATCGTCTCATTCTTCGAGATGACCAGTGGGAGCGGATGTCTCGTCATATCATTGGCGACGATCGCACGCGCGGTTCGTCTGGACGTGACAATCGCATGTTTGTGGAAGCGGTCTTGTGGATCGTGCGGACGGGTTCACCCTGGCGCGACCTGCCGGAGGTGTTCGGTGATTGGAACAGCGTGTTTCGCCGCTTCAGCCGCTGGAGCCAAAAGGGTGTCTGGTGGCGTGTCTTTGAGGCGATGTCGGAGGATGCCGACTTCGAATATCTGATCGTCGACAGCACTATTATTCGCGCCCACCAGCACGCCTCCGGCG GCAAAAAAGGGGCTGAAGATCAGGCCCTTGGCCGTTCCCGCGGCGGCTTGAGCACCAAAATCCATATGGCCGTGCGTGGCCTTGGATGTCCCGTTCGTTTCATTCTGACCGCCGGTCAGAAAGGCGATGCACCGCAAGCCGATCTCCTGATCGAAGACCTACCAGCCGAGGTCGTCATGGCCGATACGGCCTACGACAGCGACCGGCTACGCAAACTCATTGCCGACAAGGGCGCGCAAGCGGTCATCCCGAACAACCCCTCGCGTGCCAAGAAGTATCCGCTCGACAAGCAACTTTATGCTCAGCGCTATCTCGTCGAATGCTGCTTCTCGAAGCTCAAGCAGTTTCGACGCATCGCCACACGATATGAGAAAACCGTTCGAAACTACAAAGCCATGATCGCTCTGGCCGCAACAATCCTATGGCTCAGATAA
- the ku gene encoding non-homologous end joining protein Ku: MATGHRAQWKGFIKFGEVSCGVALYTAASTAERITFNTINRASGNRVNRIFIDSETEDPVPKEQQTKGFEIEDGQYIIIDPEEVAATIPESNKTLEIEAFIPCSDVNDVYFDKPYYLTPDRMGSDAYAALRDGMRKSNVVAIARTVLFRRMRTVLIRAHGKGLIATTMNYDYEVRSAKTAFEDIPKMKIEGEMLDLAKHIIGTKRGTFDPATFDDRYEAALADLVKAKMEGKALPKPKKIEVSKPNDLLAALRESAGVLNAANKPKRTAANANQGTGRQRAVRGAASKAPASGAAARRKAS, encoded by the coding sequence ATGGCAACAGGGCACCGCGCGCAGTGGAAAGGCTTCATAAAGTTCGGTGAGGTCAGCTGCGGAGTAGCGCTTTATACCGCGGCAAGCACGGCAGAGCGCATTACCTTCAATACGATCAATAGGGCATCCGGCAACCGGGTAAACCGCATCTTCATCGACAGCGAGACAGAAGATCCAGTTCCGAAGGAGCAGCAGACAAAGGGCTTCGAGATTGAGGACGGCCAGTACATCATCATCGATCCCGAAGAGGTCGCTGCCACGATCCCCGAGAGCAACAAAACCCTCGAAATCGAAGCCTTCATACCCTGCTCGGATGTGAACGACGTCTACTTCGACAAGCCCTATTACCTGACCCCTGACAGGATGGGCAGCGACGCATACGCGGCGCTCCGGGACGGCATGAGGAAATCCAATGTCGTCGCCATAGCGCGCACGGTTCTGTTCCGGCGAATGCGAACCGTGCTCATTCGGGCACATGGCAAAGGCCTTATCGCGACCACCATGAACTACGACTACGAGGTCCGCTCGGCGAAAACGGCCTTTGAGGACATACCCAAAATGAAGATAGAGGGAGAGATGCTCGATCTTGCCAAACACATCATTGGTACGAAGAGAGGTACATTCGACCCTGCGACTTTCGACGATCGCTACGAAGCCGCCCTCGCCGACCTGGTCAAGGCCAAAATGGAAGGCAAGGCGCTTCCCAAGCCGAAGAAGATCGAAGTGTCGAAGCCGAACGATCTTCTCGCCGCGCTGCGCGAAAGCGCGGGCGTGTTGAATGCCGCAAACAAGCCCAAGCGCACCGCCGCCAATGCCAATCAGGGCACGGGTCGCCAACGCGCCGTACGCGGAGCAGCTTCAAAAGCCCCTGCTTCCGGAGCGGCCGCGCGTCGCAAGGCAAGCTGA
- a CDS encoding Hsp20 family protein: protein MATSYDYAPLFRSSVGFDRVFDLLESAQRARSSSDWPPYDIVKTGDDTYRISVAVAGFSQDDLDLTFQSNLLIITGDKRETQSDCYLHRGIAGRPFEHRFELADHVRVSGADLTNGLLSVDLVREVPEAMKPRKIEIQTNAAQTKPLNALPIEGQKAA, encoded by the coding sequence ATGGCAACATCTTACGATTATGCACCGCTTTTCCGTTCAAGCGTCGGGTTCGATCGGGTCTTCGATCTTCTTGAAAGCGCACAGCGCGCCCGCTCGTCGAGCGACTGGCCGCCTTATGACATCGTCAAAACGGGCGACGACACCTACCGCATCTCGGTCGCTGTCGCGGGTTTCTCGCAGGATGATCTTGACCTGACATTCCAATCGAACCTGCTGATCATCACCGGCGACAAGCGGGAAACGCAGAGCGACTGCTATCTGCATCGCGGCATTGCCGGCCGCCCGTTCGAGCACCGTTTCGAATTAGCGGATCATGTGCGGGTTTCGGGCGCCGATCTGACAAACGGTCTGTTGTCGGTTGACCTTGTTCGTGAAGTCCCCGAAGCAATGAAGCCGCGAAAGATCGAGATCCAAACGAACGCGGCCCAAACGAAGCCGCTAAATGCCCTCCCGATCGAGGGCCAGAAAGCGGCCTGA
- a CDS encoding TniB family NTP-binding protein: MTRYSHLQPAYRQYADLTADERIAWIRADRWLETPNAHLALARLNDLLTYPPRDRMPCLLIYGDTGMGKTKIIRKFLRDRVPTFDRGTGTTTMPVVAMQMPAEPIERDVYGELLNAMNAPGPMGDATFRLKATCRNLMRSMSIRMLIIDEIHAMLTGTYRQQRIFLNVIRFLANDLKVPLICAGTDLARQALLTDPQLAERFETFHLKRWVNDQHLAVENVLGKQSISQRSRLSLRFASPTGKQ, encoded by the coding sequence GTGACGCGATACTCCCACCTGCAACCGGCATACAGGCAATATGCGGATCTCACAGCTGATGAACGGATCGCCTGGATCCGCGCCGATCGGTGGCTGGAAACACCAAATGCACATCTGGCGCTTGCGAGGCTCAACGACCTGCTCACGTACCCGCCGCGAGACCGAATGCCATGCCTGTTGATCTACGGCGACACCGGCATGGGCAAGACCAAGATCATCCGAAAATTCCTTCGCGATCGCGTGCCAACTTTCGATCGCGGCACTGGCACGACGACCATGCCGGTCGTGGCGATGCAAATGCCAGCCGAACCGATAGAGCGTGACGTCTATGGCGAGCTTCTCAATGCAATGAACGCACCTGGACCGATGGGCGACGCGACCTTTCGGCTAAAGGCGACCTGCCGCAACCTGATGCGCAGCATGAGCATTCGTATGCTGATCATCGACGAGATCCACGCGATGCTGACCGGCACCTACCGGCAGCAGCGGATTTTCCTCAATGTCATCCGGTTTCTGGCGAATGATCTGAAGGTGCCGCTGATCTGTGCAGGTACGGACCTTGCTCGGCAGGCGCTGTTGACGGATCCGCAGCTGGCAGAGCGGTTCGAGACGTTTCATCTGAAGCGGTGGGTCAACGACCAGCATCTTGCCGTCGAGAATGTCCTGGGCAAGCAAAGTATCAGCCAACGATCCCGTCTTTCCTTGCGGTTCGCCTCTCCAACAGGGAAACAATAG
- a CDS encoding Mu transposase C-terminal domain-containing protein, producing MADRPDKLTVSDPAWQKAVAREAVIRPLILATRISRGDIASACRQLGLKRTRLYELVAKFRKRPVTSSLLDEMPGPEKGRRLLSADQEDVVRLAIEAVYCARERPTISAVHDHVLRACHQRDLYPPSWKAVKARVDQSDQRRLMKLREGAKAARQQFAPVVGEYSAQYALQVVQIDHTLVDLFIVDTVSRQPLQRPWLTLAIDVASRMVAGFYLSLENPSSASVALAVQHVVLPKDSWLASRGIEAEWPVFGLPDVIHLDNGREFHGKALVRGAAEHGVELQYRPVARPHFGGHIERLIGTMMGAVHLLPGSTSSDISSRADYDAQRHAVMTLDELEQWLALQIVGRYHANIHRALRLPPNTAWEDAVAARPLPRRLPYDEHRFLLDFLPFEERNVRRDGVHLFGLKYWDDVLSPLAGGPCKMRVRYDPRDLSTVYGEAPDGSIWPIRFANLGWPRITLGEHRQALALLRQRGVRSVDADLIFKTIDGQRRIVEMSSQQTRSVRRNAEKRSRALAWERHSTVPARDSGDDQHFVELPPLNVEEWS from the coding sequence ATGGCGGACAGACCAGATAAGCTGACCGTGAGTGACCCGGCTTGGCAGAAGGCCGTTGCACGGGAGGCCGTCATAAGGCCTTTGATCTTAGCAACCCGGATATCTCGAGGAGATATCGCTTCGGCCTGCCGACAACTCGGTCTGAAGCGCACGCGGCTCTATGAGCTCGTCGCTAAGTTTCGCAAGCGACCCGTCACCAGTTCGCTTCTCGACGAAATGCCCGGCCCGGAGAAGGGGAGGCGACTGCTATCGGCCGATCAGGAAGACGTGGTCAGGCTTGCCATCGAGGCCGTCTATTGCGCTCGCGAACGTCCGACCATCAGCGCAGTTCATGACCACGTTCTCAGAGCCTGCCACCAGCGGGATCTGTACCCTCCGTCCTGGAAGGCGGTCAAAGCGCGAGTGGATCAGAGCGACCAACGGCGGCTGATGAAGTTGCGGGAGGGTGCGAAGGCGGCCCGACAGCAGTTCGCGCCAGTGGTGGGTGAATATTCGGCGCAATATGCGCTCCAGGTCGTTCAGATCGACCACACCCTTGTCGATCTGTTCATCGTCGATACAGTCAGCCGGCAACCGCTTCAGCGGCCGTGGCTGACGCTGGCAATAGATGTCGCGAGCCGGATGGTCGCAGGGTTTTATCTCAGTCTGGAAAACCCGTCGTCGGCATCCGTCGCCCTGGCTGTCCAACACGTTGTTTTACCAAAGGACAGTTGGCTCGCGTCGCGCGGAATCGAGGCGGAATGGCCGGTCTTCGGGTTGCCTGACGTCATCCACCTCGACAATGGCCGCGAGTTTCATGGCAAGGCGCTGGTGCGAGGTGCTGCGGAACACGGCGTAGAGCTTCAGTATCGTCCCGTCGCCCGTCCCCACTTCGGTGGCCATATCGAACGACTGATCGGAACGATGATGGGCGCTGTGCATCTCCTGCCGGGATCCACATCCAGCGATATCAGCAGCCGCGCGGATTACGACGCACAGAGACACGCCGTCATGACCCTCGACGAGCTTGAGCAATGGTTGGCCTTGCAGATCGTCGGTCGATATCATGCCAACATCCACCGCGCCTTGCGACTGCCTCCAAATACGGCCTGGGAAGATGCTGTCGCTGCACGCCCGCTTCCCCGACGGCTACCCTATGACGAACACCGTTTTCTCCTCGACTTTCTGCCATTCGAGGAACGAAACGTCCGAAGGGACGGTGTGCACTTATTCGGCCTCAAATACTGGGATGACGTCCTCAGTCCGCTGGCAGGCGGGCCATGCAAGATGCGCGTTCGATATGATCCTCGCGACCTCTCCACGGTTTACGGCGAGGCGCCCGACGGATCTATCTGGCCAATTCGCTTCGCAAATCTCGGCTGGCCACGCATCACGCTCGGAGAGCATAGGCAGGCACTGGCTTTATTGAGGCAGCGTGGCGTGCGCTCCGTCGACGCCGACCTGATCTTCAAGACCATCGACGGGCAGAGACGGATCGTCGAAATGTCGAGCCAGCAGACCCGCAGCGTGCGACGGAACGCTGAAAAGCGCTCCCGGGCGCTGGCGTGGGAGAGGCATTCTACCGTTCCTGCGCGGGACTCTGGGGATGACCAACACTTTGTGGAGCTGCCTCCGCTCAACGTCGAGGAGTGGTCGTGA
- a CDS encoding low affinity iron permease family protein encodes MRWRSWLTDLGTWTASPYAFAIVIIYGLSWLVFSRQTLEWHGLATLATWLMTLFIQRAEHRDTQAIHAKLDELLHAHGDARNQITHLDEKEPEQIESFREAHTAAD; translated from the coding sequence ATGCGCTGGCGTTCCTGGCTAACCGACCTAGGCACGTGGACTGCCAGTCCATATGCCTTCGCAATCGTGATTATCTACGGGCTTTCCTGGTTGGTATTCAGTCGTCAGACTCTTGAATGGCACGGCTTGGCCACCCTTGCCACGTGGCTCATGACCTTATTCATCCAGCGCGCCGAACACCGGGATACGCAGGCAATCCATGCCAAGCTGGATGAACTTCTTCATGCTCATGGCGACGCCAGGAACCAAATCACGCATCTTGACGAGAAGGAGCCGGAACAGATCGAGAGTTTCCGGGAGGCCCACACGGCTGCCGACTAA